The Mycolicibacterium doricum genome includes a region encoding these proteins:
- a CDS encoding class I SAM-dependent methyltransferase produces MAETSIWMQKVAADPGHSQWYIERFRAMARAGDDLVGEARLIDAMAPRGAHILDAGCGPGRVGGYLAAAGHRVVGVDVDPALIEAAEQDHPGPRWLVGDLAELDLPARGITEPFDLIVSAGNVMTFLAPSTRTQVLRRLRAHLAGDGRAVIGFGAGRDYPFDEFLTDSADAGFARDLLLSTWDVRPFTEDSDFLVAVLRPA; encoded by the coding sequence ATGGCCGAAACTAGTATCTGGATGCAGAAGGTCGCGGCCGATCCCGGTCACTCGCAGTGGTACATCGAGCGGTTCCGGGCGATGGCGCGCGCCGGTGACGATCTGGTCGGCGAGGCCCGGCTCATCGACGCGATGGCGCCGCGCGGCGCCCACATCCTCGACGCCGGCTGCGGCCCTGGCCGGGTCGGCGGATATCTGGCCGCGGCCGGTCACCGGGTGGTCGGGGTCGACGTCGACCCAGCGTTGATCGAGGCCGCCGAGCAGGACCACCCCGGACCGCGCTGGCTCGTCGGCGACCTCGCCGAACTCGACCTGCCCGCCCGCGGCATCACCGAACCGTTCGACCTGATCGTGTCGGCCGGAAACGTCATGACCTTCCTCGCCCCGAGCACCCGGACCCAGGTTCTGCGCCGGTTGCGCGCCCACCTCGCCGGTGACGGACGGGCGGTGATCGGTTTCGGCGCAGGCCGCGACTACCCGTTCGACGAATTTTTGACGGATTCAGCGGATGCCGGCTTCGCCCGCGATCTGCTGCTGTCCACCTGGGATGTCCGGCCCTTCACCGAGGACTCCGACTTCCTTGTGGCGGTCCTGCGGCCCGCGTAG